The following proteins are co-located in the Camelina sativa cultivar DH55 chromosome 12, Cs, whole genome shotgun sequence genome:
- the LOC104732971 gene encoding uncharacterized protein LOC104732971, producing the protein MGSISAAPGTTVLFSNLRRHSIYNRRHENLSVVSSSSQPSLIPRQRWLYVPKTRLRREILKLDFIARAADSTSSSPSVASGDGTLIPDDEFTLAKISFGVIGLGLGVSLLSYGFGAYFNILPGSEWSAIMLTYGFPLAIIGMALKYAELKPVPCLSYSDAVKLRESCATPILTQVRNDVTRYRYGDEQHLEEALKRIFQYGLGGGIPRRSAPILQMIREEVLTDGRYCLVLVFEAKALNLSDFEKRQAKFTSFFGPDITAEVGKGESENLYEVRLISNVSTNSVSSSS; encoded by the exons atggGATCTATATCGGCAGCTCCTGGAACAACTGTATTGTTCTCAAATCTCCGTCGCCACAGTATTTACAATCGTCGCCATGAGAATCTATCCGTCGTTTCGTCTTCTTCACAACCGTCTCTGATACCACGGCAGAGATGGCTCTATGTCCCTAAGACGAGGTTGAGAAGAGAGATTCTAAAGCTCGATTTCATCGCAAGAGCTGCTGATTCCACTAGCTCTTCTCCTTCTGTAGCTTCCGGTGATGGAACCTTAATCCCCGATGATGAATTCACTCTAGCCAAG ATTTCGTTTGGTGTTATTGGGCTAGGTCTCGGGGTTTCGCTACTCTC GTATGGTTTTGGGGCTTATTTTAATATCCTTCCTGGATCTGAGTGGTCTGCTATTATGCTTACATATGGATTCCCCCTTGCTATTATTGGAATGGCTCTCAAG TACGCAGAACTCAAACCAGTTCCTTGCTTGAGCTACTCGGATGCAGTGAAGCTTAGGGAAAGCTGCGCTACTCCTATTTTAACACAG GTTAGAAATGATGTCACGAGATACCGTTATGGAGATGAACAACATTTGGAAGAAGCATTAAAACGGATCTTTCAGTATGGACTG GGTGGAGGAATCCCAAGACGTAGTGCACCTATCTTACAGATGATTAGGGAGGAG GTCCTGACTGATGGTCGTTACTGCTTGGTCCTTGTATTTGAGGCCAAAGCTCTGAATTTGTCAGATTTTGAAAAAAGACAG GCGAAATTCACTTCCTTCTTTGGACCAGACATCACTGCAGAAGTTG GTAAAGGAGAAAGTGAAAATCTCTATGAAGTTAGACTGATTTCCAACGTCTCCACCAACTCtgtatcttcttcctcttag
- the LOC104734047 gene encoding zinc finger MYM-type protein 1-like: protein MSNAMRRFNPAWFEKYEGFCNWNKPDRLDTHMGKSSNSSHCSAAEKCDNLMKQGQSIVHALFKQDDVVKKEYHIRLNASIGVSRYLLRQGLSFHGHDESEESANRGNFLQLVKYTGEQNDAIKQMAVVFRFVDKSGAVKERFIGVVHVKETSSASLKSAIDNLFAKYRLSLKRLRGQGYDGASNMKGEYNGLRALVVRENNAAYYVHCFAHQLQLVVVAIAKKHFEVGDFFDMISTLVNVVGASCKRQDMIRENYQRKVQEGISRGEINTGTRLNQEILLQRPGNTRWGSHQKTLEGLVELFSTIIEVLEYIQNEKKNVV from the exons atgagtAATGCAATGAGACGATTTAATCCAGCTTGGTTTGAGAAATATG AAGGGTTTTGTAACTGGAATAAGCCTGACAGGTTAGACACTCATATGGGTAAATCATCCAACAGTTCTCACTGTAGTGCTGCTGAGAAATGTGATAACTTGATGAAGCAAGGTCAGTCTATCGTGCATGCCTTGTTTAAGCAAGACGATGTGGTgaagaaagagtaccacattcGTTTAAATGCTTCAATTGGTGTTTCCAGATATTTGTTGCGACAAGGATTGTCTTTTCATGGTCATGATGAGTCAGAAGAATCTGCCAATAGAGGAAATTTCTTGCAACTCGTGAAATACACAGGAGAACAAAATGATGCTATAA AACAAATGGCTGTTGTATTCCGATTTGTTGATAAGAGCGGAGCAGTGAAAGAAAGGTTTATTGGAGTTGTTCATGTAAAAGAAACGTCATCTGCATCTTTAAAGTCTGCTATTGATAATTTGTTTGCTAAATACAGGTTGAGCTTAAAAAGGCTACGAgggcaaggctatgatggagcAAGCAACATGAAGGGGGAATATAATGGCTTGAGAGCATTGGTTGTTAGAGAAAACAATGCTGCTTATTAtgttcattgttttgctcatcAACTTCagttggtggtggtggcaaTCGCAAAAAAACACTTTGAGGTTGGTGATTTTTTCGATATGATTTCTACATTAGTGAATGTAGTTGGAGCTTCTTGCAAAAGGCAAGATATGATTAGAGAAAACTATCAAAGAAAAGTGCAGGAAGGAATTAGTAGAGGTGAGATTAACACTGGTACAAGATTGAATCAAGAAATTTTGCTTCAAAGACCTGGAAATACTCGTTGGGGTTCTCATCAGAAAACATTGGAAGGGTTAGTTGAGTTGTTTTCTACTATCATTGAGGTTCTTGAGTATATCcaaaatgagaagaagaatgtaGTTTGA